The following is a genomic window from Hymenobacter monticola.
TCGGTGGCCGGGTTCGGGAACAGCTCCAGGGTGCGGGCCAGCTCGTTGCCGAGCGGCGTAGCATCACCAGTCAGCATGGTGGGCGCAATGGCCGCGCCGCCCGTGATGTTGAGAGTGTAGTCTTCGGCCTCGCCGTAGCTGAAGGTGCCGCAGCTGGTGGTGGCCGAGTTGTCGCTCATAATCACGCGCATCACCGTGCTGCCGTTGCGGGCCGTGGTGGGCACCGTGAAGGTGGCGCTCAGGGTGCCGGCGCTGGCGCTGCTGCCGCTTACTACCAACTCGCCGGCATCGGTAAACACGCCGTTGCGGTTGTAGTCGATGTACACCTTCCAGTACTCGGTGTAGGCGGTGCTGGTGAAGCCGGCCGAGAAATACACCGTCTGCGACGAGCCGGCGGCTACGCTGGTGCTCAGGGCCGTGCCATTGTAGTAGCCGGCATCTTTGCCCGAAGTGCGGTTGATGCTGCCCAGTTGCACAAGGTCAATCCACTCGTACGACTGGCTGGTGCCCTTGATGGTGCAGTAAGTGGTAGTGGTGGGGGGCGGCGTGGTGGTGCCACCGCCGCTGTAGGCGGCGCCTACGCCCACGGCGTACCAGGCGTTGGTCACGGCAATTACCTGGGCTGACCCGGCGCCGTAGAGGTCGGTAGCCGCCTGAATGGCGTAGGTGCGGGCCTGGGCGTAGGTCGAGCTGGCCGTCATGTACACGCTTTCCATGCGGTAGGTGATTTTGGCAGCCGCATCAATGCCCTGGCCGGTCACGCTGTAGGTGTTGCCGCCTTCGTTGGTGCCCGATTTGCCCACCGCCAGGATGTAGAACCAGTGGTTGAGCACGCCCGAGTTGGTGTGCACGCCGCCCTGGTCATTCGCATTCGAGGGCGACGACGACAGCGGCGCCCAGTACTGGCCCTTGTAGTAAGCCGGCTGGCCCAACGACTTGGGGTCGCTCATCGAGCGCAACGCGGCCTGCTGCTTGTCGATTTCCTCGCCGATGAGCCAGGTGTTCTTGGCTTTCACGCCGCCCGAGGTGAAACCCAGGTTGGCCACTGCATAGGCTTCAATGCTGGCACCCCAGATGTCAGACAGGCCCTCGTTCATGGCGCCCGACTCGTTGGCGTAGGTAAGGTTGGCGGTTTTCTCGCACACGGCGTGGCCGATTTCGTGGCCGCACACGTCCAGCGACGTCAGCGGGCGGAAACGGGTGGCGCCGTCGCCGTAGGTCATGCGCACCCCGTCCCAGTAAGCGTTTTCGTAGCCGGCGCCGCCGGGCACATCGTCGAAGTGCACGTAGCTCTTGATGATGGCGCCGTTGTTGTCGAAGCTGTTGCGGCCGTGCACGTTTTTCCAGTAATCGTAGGTGGCCTGGGCGCCCACGTGGGCGTCGCCGGCCACGTTGTCGAAGTTGGCGTTGTTGTATTCAGCCGACGTCCAGTTGTTGTCGGCGTCAATGAAGTCGACGGCCGAGGTGTAGCTGTTGCTCTTGCGGCAGTTGAAGGTCTGGATGCCCAGGCCGCGGGTGGTTTCGCGCAGGAAGTAGCCGCCGGTGGTAGTCCCGTCGGCAAACGAGCGGGAGCCGCTGTAGGCCGTGGCAAAGGTGCCCGTAGCCGCCGCGTGCTTGATGATGTTGTCCTGCAGCACCACTTGGCCGGTGTTGGCGTCAACGTACACGTAGGAGCGGCTGATGGGCTGCGCGGCGTACACGTTGAACTTCCAAGCCAGCACCAGTGGGCCATTTTCGGGGTTCTGGCGCAGGTCGCGCACAATCACCAGCTCGCCGGCCGGCGCAAATTCGCTGGCGTTGGCCTCGTTGGTTTGCCACATGTACTTGCGGGCGCCCACGTGGGCCAGGGCCCGGCTCAGGGCCGTGCTCTCGTTCAGGCCGGGCGTGGTGTTCAGGCCCGAAATGCGCTCAAAGTCGCCGCTGATGCTTTCCACCGTGCCGCCCTTGGCGTGCACCGTGTAGTCGGCGTGCTCCACGCGAATGCCCTGGTAGTACTGCAAGAATTTCTGATGCGTGAAGCCGAGCTGGTCGGTTTCGACGCGGGCCACGCGCATCTGGTCGGCGTTGGTGAGGGCCAGCTGTTGGCGCAGCACCTGCTCGCCGTTGAGGCCGCGGTTGGCCATCTTGCCTTCGGTGTTGAACTGCACCAGCACGGGCTGCTTGTCGTCGCCCAAAACTTTGGTTTGGATGCGCGCGGCATCCTGAGCCTGGGCCGTGGTAGCGGCCAGTGCGCCGAGCAGGGTTAATGCTACAGCTGAGTATTGTTTTCTCATTTAATGGATGAAAAATGTGGTGGGAAGGACTTAGCACGTTTTGCAATATTCGTGCTTTAACAGCCGCAACATAGTCATTATTTCAGTCCGCAAACGTTACCGATTAAAAATTTTAATACAAATGACAAAATTTTGAACAAATGATGAAGACGGATTTGCACTCAGGCAAATTGAAATAATCCTTTACCCTGAAATGGCCAGACTGGACTTATTTTTGCTGCGATTGGGCACGGCTGAGGTAGTCGGCGGCTAAGGTCGACAGTGTCTTTACGCCCAAGGTCAGCCCGCTCTCGTCGATGCGGAAGCCGGCCGTGTGGTGGTCGGCCGCGGCAGCGGGGTCCTGCCCTTTGGCCATGCCGCCCACGAACAGAAACAGACCCGGCACCTTCTCCTGGTAGAAAGAAAAGTCCTCGGCACCCGTCACGGCCTTCATTTCCTGCACGTGCGCCGGGCCGGCCACGGCTTGTAGCGTGGGCAGCATGCGGGCCGTGAGGGCGGGGTCGTTGGTAGTGACGGGCACGTAGGGCTCGATGCTGACGTCGGCGGTGGCGCCGGCGCTCTCGGCAATGTTGGTGGCAATGCGGCGGATGCTGGCCCAGATTTGCTTTTGCACCTCGGGGTTGAGGGCGCGGATGGTGCCGCTCAGCTCCACATCGGGCGGAATGACGTTGTAGCGTACGCCGCCGTTGACGGTGCCCACCGTGACCACGGCCGCGTCGTCAATGAGCTTCACCTGCCGGCTCACGATGGTTTGCAGGCCCAGGATGATTTGGGCGGCCGTCACCACGGGGTCGACGCTGTTCCAGGGGTAGGCGCCGTGCGCGCCCTTGCCGTGCACCTTGATGGTGAACCGGTCGGAGGAAGCCATTTCGCCGCCGGGGCGGTAGCTCAGGGTGCCCACCTCGGTCTGGGCCTGAATGTGCACGCCGAACACGGCGTCCACCTTGGGCTTGTCGAGCACGCCCTCTTTCACCATGAGCTTGGCGCCGCCTTCCACGCCGGGCAGGGAGCCTTCCTCGGCAGGTTGAAAGATGAACTTCACGGTGCCGGGCAGGTCGGCTTTCACCTGGCTGAGCACCTCGGCGGCACCCATGAGCATGGCCACGTGGGTGTCGTGGCCGCAGGCGTGCATCACGCCCACGGGCTGGCCCAGGTAGGTGGCTTTCACCTTGGAGGCAAAGGGCAGGTCGTTGGCTTCGGTGAGGGGCAGGCCGTCCATGTCGGCGCGCAGAGCCACCACGGGGCCGGGCTTGCCCCCTCGCAGCACGCCTACTACGCCGGTGCGGGCCACACCTGTTTGCACTTCCAGACCCAGCTTCTTGAGGTGCGCGGCAATGAGGGCAGCGGTGCGGGTTTCCTGGTTGCCTAGCTCGGGGTGCTCGTGAATGTCGCGCCGCCAAGCAATGACCTTGGCTTCTTCTTGGGTGGCCAGTTGGGCAATGCGGGCATTGAGGGCGGCGTTTTGGGCCTGCGCGGCGGGGGCGGCAAGGCCCAAGGCAGCTGTGGTGGCCAGCAAGGAAAGCGTATAGTTGAAGCGCATAAGCAAAGCAATTTTTCGGCGGTGAATGAGCCCGTAGCGGCACCTGCGGGCGGGTTGCAATGTTACGCCAACGCTACCAACTCCCGCGCGGCAGTCAAGCTTATGCCGTATTTTTGTGGGATAATTCATTCCTGGTTAATTATCTGACTGCCTTCGCCCTGTGGCTACGCTTCTGAAACCGGCCGACTCCTCTTCTACCATTCCCGGTGCCCGCCCGGCCCCATGGGCGGCGGCCTGGGCCCGCACTGCCTTCCGGCTGCGCCTGGCGCTGGTGGTGTTGCTGATGGCCGCGCTGCTATCGGTAGTGCCGGGCTTCTTCCAATTCATTCAGGCGCGGCCGGGCCACTTGCTGGCCGACCCACTACTGGCTCTGCTGCCGGTACACGACGTGTCGGTGCCCACCTTCGCGCTGATTTACGGGGCCATTGCAGGCACGCTGGTGTACCTGCTGCCCCGGCCCAACCTGCTGCTGCGGGCGCTGTGGGCCTATTGGTTTCTGCAGCTGCTGCGCATGGGCACGCTGTGGCTGCTGCCGCTGGAGCCGCCCGCGGCCCTGGTGCTGCTGCGCGACCCGGTGATGGACCGCATTTTTGAAGTCACCACGCAGCCCATCGTGCGCGACCTGTTTTTCTCGGGCCACACCGCCACCATGACGCTGCTCGCGCTGGCCGTGCGCGGCCGCAAACTGCGCCGGGCGCTGCTGCTGATGACGGCGGCCGTGGGCGTGCTGGTGCTGGTGCAGCGCGTGCACTACAGCTACGACGTGCTGGCCGCGCCGCTCTTTGCCTGGCTGGCGTATTGGCTGGCGGGCCGGGTGTGCCGCAAAAAGCCCGCCGGCCAACAGGCCAGCGGGCTTTAAAACGGTGCTTAACCCGCTGCTTAAGGCGTAACCTTACGAATCTGGTTACCCTGCGGGCTCATGGTTTCCAGGCTGTAGCGTTCCAATAGTAGGTTGGGAGTGGTGGACGACAGGGCCGCATCGAGGCGGGCCACCAACAGGCGCTGCCCATCCGCCGACACGTCGAAGCGCCCGAACTCGTGGCTCGGAATGGCACTGGCCGAGGTGATGGGACAGGAGCCGCGCAGCTGCCGGGTGCGCCGGGTGGTGAGGTCCGTCACGCTTACCCCGGTGCTGGCCGCCCACGCCACTTCGCGGCCATTGGGCAGCCACTGCACGCCCCACAGGCCCGCAGAGCCCTGGGGCAAGACATTTAGGGTGTCGAGCTGGTTTGTGGCCAGGCTGTACAAGCACAGGCGCGGTTCGGACGCGGGCGAATTGGGGCCGCCCGCGTACGCCAGTCGCTGGCCATCCGGCGACCACCCAATTCCCTCAAACGCGCGGGTGCCGGCATCGGGCAGCAGCCGCACGAAAGCGCCCGTGGCCGAGTAAATGGCCAGGCCCGTTTGGGCATAGCTGGCGGCGCGGTACCAGCACAGAATCCGGCTCCCGTCCGGGCTCCAGTCTTCAATTCCGTTCAGGCTGCGGTTGGTAGCCGTGAACTGCCGCGCACTGTCGCCGTTGGCTTTCACTTTCCACAGTTCGCCGCCCCGCAGAAAGGCTATCCAGCCGGTGCGGCTCCAGGTGGCGGTTTTGCTGGCCACGCCGTCAAACAGCAGCTGGTACTGGTGCGTGCGCAGGTTCAGCCGGTACAGGCCGTAGGCCCCGCCGGTGAGGCCGGGCAGTTCGGCCACCACGGCGGCCTCGTCGGCGTTGGCCGGGTTGAAGCACCCCGAATACCACAGAGCATTGCCTTCAATCAGGGATTGATAGCCCAGCCAGCTCGCTGAATTGGGAATATTCACGCAGGGCGGGTCCACAGCTTCGGGTTCGGCCGCTGGCGGCGGCAGCGGCAGCGGGATATCGGGCAGGGAGCAGCCCGCCAGCCCGGCGGCCAGCCCCAGCGGCCCCGCCAGCCAGCGGCCCCAAGCCCGTACAATCGCAGGTAGTGCAGTCATTTTCTTTAATCAACTTTGGCCAGGCGGCCTTGCCGGACCCCGGTGCCGGTGATAATGCGGTATAAGTAGAGGCCCGCCGGCAGGTTGGCCAGCGATACCTGCACCGCGCCCGTCCGGTCATCCTGCCGGGCAATGGGCTGCTTTTCTGTCCGCACCGGCTGTCCATCCAAAGTAGTGAGCTGCACTTGCGCCGAGGGCTCGGCAAAATCGGCCGGGAAATAAAGCGTTGCCTGCCCGGTGGTTGGGTTGGGGTAGGCGCCGGCCATTGCCTCGGCGCTGTCTTCGGTTTCGCCGAAAGCGCTACGGGCACTGACGCCTTCCCGGTTGGGGTTGTACGTCAGCATGGCCAACCGCACGGCGCGGCCGTCCTGGCTGGTGTTGTCATTGGGATTGAACGGTATCCACGGCATGGCGGGCGTCGCTCTAGTGGTGCTGATTTCATAGGTAGGAGCAGGCAGCAGCTTATTCACCCTTTTATAGTCGAACAGCTGGTAAGCGTACCCTTCCACGATGACGGTCGTTTTGCTGCCGCGTCCCACTACCCGCACTTCCGGCTCCATGGTCACCATTTCCGTCGGCGTATAATTGGTAAACCCGGGGCCCGTGAAGGGCACGGGTGGCCCAAACAACGACTTGGTCTGCTCAATGCCGTTCAGGGCCCACAGGCGCACATCGTAAAAGCCCGCATAATACGGGACCGGAACCGTTATCTGCACCTTATATGCCTGGGCATTGTATATCCCCGGAAACAAGCGCGTGCCCCCTTCCATGTAATAGTTCTTCGCCCCGCCCGGCACCGGCGTCACCACCACGTTGGGCAAGGAAGGGTCGGCGGAAATAGCCGGCGAATGGTACATCCGATACATCGGCCCGTACAGGCTGCGCAAGGTGGCGGAGGCGTTGATTAATCCGGCGCCGCTGGCATCGTCTACGCCGGCTTGGGCCGGCGCGGGCGTCGTGATATCGCGCGCAAATATTTCCAGCAAATTTTCGACGTCCTCGGGCCACAGGTTATCGGCCGGCAGGCTGGGGTTGTTATACTGGCTCATCATCAGGGCCGCTACGCCGGCCGCGTGCGGTGCGGCGGCCGACGTACGGCGGAAAGAGACGTAGCTGTTGGGGGCCGTGTGGCCCAGCGTATTCACCGTTTGCGCGCCCGTGGCCGAAGTATTAGAAGCCGGAGCGGCCACATCCACAAAGGGATGGGGGGTGGACATGAAGCTGTTGCTTTCCTTAAAATAATTGCCGTTTTGGTCCGAGCCGCCCACGGTCAGCGTCCAGCTGTCGCGGGCCTGCGCCGGGTAAACCGCCTGCCAAGGCGTGAGCGCATTGTTGCCGGCCGACACCACCATCGTCACTTTGCTGAGGTGAGCCTGCCGAAGCGCATCCGTCAATACGCCATAGTCCAAGAATAGCCGGTACCCGTCGACTATCTCGCCGCCGCTGAAATTGAGCACCTGTGCTCCGGCGCCACCGGCACTCACGGGCAGTACGCCATCGAATATGGCCGACGCCACATCACTCATAGCGGCTAGCCCGGTATCATCAAAACATTTCAAGCTGTACAGCGAAACGCCCTGCGTGGTGCCGTTCCCCCCGGCGATGCCGGCTATTCCCAGGTTATTGTTGCGCACGGCGCCAATGATGCCCGCCACGGCCGTGCCGTGCCCATTCACATCCTGCAACGGGTTGGTGTTGGTACCGCTATTCGAACCCGTGGGCGTGACTTCGTTTTTCCCCCCGACAACTACCGATTGGTTGCCGAATTGCAAGTCTTCGTGGTCGGCCCGAATACCCGAATCCAGCACCCCTACTTTAATGCCACTCTTGCCGGTGGTGTGGTCCCAGGCCCCTTCCACGTTAATATGCGCGTTGGTGAAGGTCGCAGTAGGATGGAGTGAAGCTTGACTATTAGGGTAATTATTATCGTTGGCCGCACCGGTCAGGGTCATGGTCCAGTTCAGGTGGGCGAAGCCTACTAACGGAAACAATTCTCGCAATCTATTACATACCCCTTCTTCATTGGCATTCAAGGGCAAAGCCAATCGAAACATCGTCCAAAATTTTTCCAATGGTACTACTTCACCTACATTATCCATTCCGGTCGTTTGCTCCGGGTCTTGATTTGGTGCCAGCTTGTAGGCGGTTACGCCCGCCATATCAAAGCCCGCAGCTCTCGAGAGGGAATCCAGGGCATTGTCACTCACAAAAGCTGACAACGGAAGGCTCAGCACGCTTGGGTTGTTCAGCACGGTCACATCCAATGCTCTGGCATCAAGCCGAATCAGTATTTCGTCGTCGATATGGCAATTATTGCCCTTATCGTCGCATACAATTGGCCGGCTTACCTGCGCATTCGCTTCGGGAATGCGGCTTAATAACAGGCCGCTGAGCGCTAACAAAAAGGTAGTTTTGATTTTCATACTGGAGAAAGAACAAAGCGTAAAAAACAACAAACCATTAGGGCGAGCAAATTATCAATCAGGGTTTTACCATAAGCCGAAGGGTTTGGGTGAAGGAATTGCCCGTTATCCGACACAGGTATAAGCCTGGGGACAATGCGGCTACATCGACTGTCCATTCCCAACTGGTGGCCGTGGACCGCACCACTTGCACCGGTTCGGCTACGCGGTGGCCCACGGCGTCCAGCACCGTCAGGTGGCCCCCTACACCCGCCGGCAACGTGGCCGACACGCGGACCAGCCCGGCGGCCGGGTTTGGAAACAAGCTCATCATTGGGTTGAGCGCCCGGCCCACTCCCGCCGCCAGCGGCCCGAGCGCCAGCCGCCGGATGCGGTGGTTGCCGGCGTCGGCAATGTATAGTTCCCGCCCGTTGGGGCTGATGCTCAGCCCGTACGGAATGTTGAACTGGGCCTGCAAAGCCGGACCATCGGCAAAACCGGCCACGCCCGTGCCGGCCACGGTGCTCACCGCGCCCGTGGTCGCGTCGATGCGGCGCACGCGCGGGTTGTCGCGGTCGAGCACGTAAAGGTTGCCCGCCGCGTCGAGGGCCAGGCCCGTGGGGCTCGAAAACTGCGCGCTCAGCGCCGGCCCGTCGAGGCTGCCCTTCACGCCCGTGCCGGCGTAGGTACTCACCACGCCCGCCGGGCTGAGCTTGCGGATGCGGTGGGCGGTGCGGTCGGCCACGTAGAGGTTGCCGGCCGCGTCGCGGGCCAGGCCCTGCGGCTCGCGGAACTGCGCCGTGGCAGCCGGGCCGTCCACCATGCCGCTCACGCCGGTGCCGGCCAGTGTGGTCACGTTGCCGGCGGGGTCCACGCGCCGCAGGCGAAAATTGCCGGCATCGGCCACGTACAGGTTGCCCGCCGCGTCGCTCGTGACGCCGGTGGTGGTACCAAACCGCGCCGCCGGCCCTGGACCGTCCTGGTAGCCCCGCTGCCCGTTGCCGGCCCAGGTGCTCACGCCACCAGCGGGCAGCGCGACTTGACGAATGGAGCCATTGCCGGCGTCGGCCACATACAGGCTGCCGGCCGGGCCCAGCGTGAGGCCGTACGGCAGGCTAAAGGCGCTGAACAGCCCGTTGGGGTGGTCGAAATAGCCGA
Proteins encoded in this region:
- a CDS encoding amidohydrolase, whose protein sequence is MRFNYTLSLLATTAALGLAAPAAQAQNAALNARIAQLATQEEAKVIAWRRDIHEHPELGNQETRTAALIAAHLKKLGLEVQTGVARTGVVGVLRGGKPGPVVALRADMDGLPLTEANDLPFASKVKATYLGQPVGVMHACGHDTHVAMLMGAAEVLSQVKADLPGTVKFIFQPAEEGSLPGVEGGAKLMVKEGVLDKPKVDAVFGVHIQAQTEVGTLSYRPGGEMASSDRFTIKVHGKGAHGAYPWNSVDPVVTAAQIILGLQTIVSRQVKLIDDAAVVTVGTVNGGVRYNVIPPDVELSGTIRALNPEVQKQIWASIRRIATNIAESAGATADVSIEPYVPVTTNDPALTARMLPTLQAVAGPAHVQEMKAVTGAEDFSFYQEKVPGLFLFVGGMAKGQDPAAAADHHTAGFRIDESGLTLGVKTLSTLAADYLSRAQSQQK
- a CDS encoding M4 family metallopeptidase — protein: MRKQYSAVALTLLGALAATTAQAQDAARIQTKVLGDDKQPVLVQFNTEGKMANRGLNGEQVLRQQLALTNADQMRVARVETDQLGFTHQKFLQYYQGIRVEHADYTVHAKGGTVESISGDFERISGLNTTPGLNESTALSRALAHVGARKYMWQTNEANASEFAPAGELVIVRDLRQNPENGPLVLAWKFNVYAAQPISRSYVYVDANTGQVVLQDNIIKHAAATGTFATAYSGSRSFADGTTTGGYFLRETTRGLGIQTFNCRKSNSYTSAVDFIDADNNWTSAEYNNANFDNVAGDAHVGAQATYDYWKNVHGRNSFDNNGAIIKSYVHFDDVPGGAGYENAYWDGVRMTYGDGATRFRPLTSLDVCGHEIGHAVCEKTANLTYANESGAMNEGLSDIWGASIEAYAVANLGFTSGGVKAKNTWLIGEEIDKQQAALRSMSDPKSLGQPAYYKGQYWAPLSSSPSNANDQGGVHTNSGVLNHWFYILAVGKSGTNEGGNTYSVTGQGIDAAAKITYRMESVYMTASSTYAQARTYAIQAATDLYGAGSAQVIAVTNAWYAVGVGAAYSGGGTTTPPPTTTTYCTIKGTSQSYEWIDLVQLGSINRTSGKDAGYYNGTALSTSVAAGSSQTVYFSAGFTSTAYTEYWKVYIDYNRNGVFTDAGELVVSGSSASAGTLSATFTVPTTARNGSTVMRVIMSDNSATTSCGTFSYGEAEDYTLNITGGAAIAPTMLTGDATPLGNELARTLELFPNPATDALRLVLPGNAEVTAVTVSDVRGARMTGTTLNNGVLNISGLAKGMYTISVSDGQKVFHQRFVKE
- a CDS encoding sphingomyelin synthase family protein; protein product: MATLLKPADSSSTIPGARPAPWAAAWARTAFRLRLALVVLLMAALLSVVPGFFQFIQARPGHLLADPLLALLPVHDVSVPTFALIYGAIAGTLVYLLPRPNLLLRALWAYWFLQLLRMGTLWLLPLEPPAALVLLRDPVMDRIFEVTTQPIVRDLFFSGHTATMTLLALAVRGRKLRRALLLMTAAVGVLVLVQRVHYSYDVLAAPLFAWLAYWLAGRVCRKKPAGQQASGL
- a CDS encoding TolB family protein; translated protein: MTALPAIVRAWGRWLAGPLGLAAGLAGCSLPDIPLPLPPPAAEPEAVDPPCVNIPNSASWLGYQSLIEGNALWYSGCFNPANADEAAVVAELPGLTGGAYGLYRLNLRTHQYQLLFDGVASKTATWSRTGWIAFLRGGELWKVKANGDSARQFTATNRSLNGIEDWSPDGSRILCWYRAASYAQTGLAIYSATGAFVRLLPDAGTRAFEGIGWSPDGQRLAYAGGPNSPASEPRLCLYSLATNQLDTLNVLPQGSAGLWGVQWLPNGREVAWAASTGVSVTDLTTRRTRQLRGSCPITSASAIPSHEFGRFDVSADGQRLLVARLDAALSSTTPNLLLERYSLETMSPQGNQIRKVTP
- a CDS encoding S8 family peptidase; protein product: MTLTGAANDNNYPNSQASLHPTATFTNAHINVEGAWDHTTGKSGIKVGVLDSGIRADHEDLQFGNQSVVVGGKNEVTPTGSNSGTNTNPLQDVNGHGTAVAGIIGAVRNNNLGIAGIAGGNGTTQGVSLYSLKCFDDTGLAAMSDVASAIFDGVLPVSAGGAGAQVLNFSGGEIVDGYRLFLDYGVLTDALRQAHLSKVTMVVSAGNNALTPWQAVYPAQARDSWTLTVGGSDQNGNYFKESNSFMSTPHPFVDVAAPASNTSATGAQTVNTLGHTAPNSYVSFRRTSAAAPHAAGVAALMMSQYNNPSLPADNLWPEDVENLLEIFARDITTPAPAQAGVDDASGAGLINASATLRSLYGPMYRMYHSPAISADPSLPNVVVTPVPGGAKNYYMEGGTRLFPGIYNAQAYKVQITVPVPYYAGFYDVRLWALNGIEQTKSLFGPPVPFTGPGFTNYTPTEMVTMEPEVRVVGRGSKTTVIVEGYAYQLFDYKRVNKLLPAPTYEISTTRATPAMPWIPFNPNDNTSQDGRAVRLAMLTYNPNREGVSARSAFGETEDSAEAMAGAYPNPTTGQATLYFPADFAEPSAQVQLTTLDGQPVRTEKQPIARQDDRTGAVQVSLANLPAGLYLYRIITGTGVRQGRLAKVD
- a CDS encoding T9SS type A sorting domain-containing protein, translated to MKHLRLPAAVRATAISCALALVLGNARPAAAQAVVSTVAGTGTAGTADGPAATAQFNGPNGVVVDAQGNCYVSDSNNNAIRLISAAGVVTQIAGNGGFGYFDHPNGLFSAFSLPYGLTLGPAGSLYVADAGNGSIRQVALPAGGVSTWAGNGQRGYQDGPGPAARFGTTTGVTSDAAGNLYVADAGNFRLRRVDPAGNVTTLAGTGVSGMVDGPAATAQFREPQGLARDAAGNLYVADRTAHRIRKLSPAGVVSTYAGTGVKGSLDGPALSAQFSSPTGLALDAAGNLYVLDRDNPRVRRIDATTGAVSTVAGTGVAGFADGPALQAQFNIPYGLSISPNGRELYIADAGNHRIRRLALGPLAAGVGRALNPMMSLFPNPAAGLVRVSATLPAGVGGHLTVLDAVGHRVAEPVQVVRSTATSWEWTVDVAALSPGLYLCRITGNSFTQTLRLMVKP